In the genome of Paracoccus tegillarcae, one region contains:
- a CDS encoding 2-oxoglutarate dehydrogenase E1 component, which translates to MNDQPNNADFHDSSFLQGHNAAYMEQLYGQWARDPQAVDQAWADYFSGLGDSEADVSREAAGASWARADWPPAPVDERTSALTGEWPQASDAEARAAMKKIAGKAEEKGVGLSDAQMRQAVLDSIRALMLIRAFRIRGHLHAHLDPLGLRTYPDHGELKPQTYGFEEKDLDRPIFIDNVLGLEIATIRQIVQLMKRTYCGTFALQYMHISNPEEAAWLKERIEGYGKEIEFTQNGRRAILNKLVEAEGFEKFLHVKYMGTKRFGLDGGEALIPAMEQIIKRGGQLGVRDIVIGMPHRGRLSVLANVMEKPYRAIFHEFQGGSFKPEDVDGSGDVKYHLGASADRAFDDNNVHLSLTANPSHLEAVNPVVLGKVRAKQDQLKDREQRIAVLPILLHGDAAFAGQGVVAECLQLSGIRGHRTGGTMHIIVNNQIGFTTAPHFSRTSPYPTDIALMVEAPIFHVNGDDPEAVVHAARVAIEFRQKFHKDVVIDIFCYRRFGHNEGDEPMFTNPAMYKQIKGHKTTLQLYTERLVKDGLIPEGEIEDMKSAFQAHLSEEFEVGKNFKPNKADWLDGKWSGMEREGAEYTAGATGISPEVMTRIGNALTTAPDGFELHKTVQRQLDNKKKMFETGEGFDWSTGEALAFGGLLVEGHPVRLSGQDSTRGTFSQRHSAFISQKDEGRYYPLNHIEKDQAHYEVIDSMLSEYAVLGFEYGYSLAEPNCLTLWEAQFGDFANGAQIMFDQFISSGEKKWLRMSGLVMLLPHGYEGQGPEHSSARLERFLQMCAEDNWIVANCTTPANYFHILRRQLLRGFRKPLAIMTPKSLLRHPLAISRAEDFQTGSTFHRVLWDDAQHGNSDTKLVADKKIKRVVICSGKVYFDLLKARDEAGIDDVYLLRLEQFYPFPAQAMIKELGRFKQAQFIWCQEEPKNQGGWTFVEPYLEWVLERLGAKHSRARFVGRNAAASPATGLASRHKAEQGSLVNEALDIEG; encoded by the coding sequence ATGAACGACCAACCCAACAACGCCGATTTCCACGATTCATCGTTCCTGCAGGGCCATAACGCAGCCTATATGGAACAGCTTTACGGCCAGTGGGCGCGCGACCCGCAGGCGGTCGATCAGGCCTGGGCCGATTATTTCAGCGGTCTGGGCGACTCCGAGGCCGATGTCAGCCGCGAGGCCGCGGGCGCCAGCTGGGCGCGTGCCGACTGGCCGCCCGCCCCCGTGGACGAGCGCACATCGGCGCTGACCGGCGAATGGCCGCAGGCCAGCGATGCCGAGGCCAGGGCGGCGATGAAGAAGATTGCCGGCAAGGCCGAGGAAAAGGGGGTGGGCCTCAGCGATGCGCAGATGCGTCAGGCGGTGCTGGACAGCATTCGCGCGCTGATGCTGATCCGCGCCTTCCGGATCCGGGGCCACCTGCATGCCCATCTGGACCCGCTTGGCCTGCGCACCTATCCCGACCACGGCGAATTGAAGCCGCAGACCTACGGGTTCGAGGAAAAGGATCTGGATCGCCCGATCTTTATCGACAATGTGCTGGGTCTCGAGATCGCGACGATCCGCCAGATCGTGCAGCTGATGAAACGCACCTATTGCGGCACCTTTGCGCTGCAATACATGCATATCTCGAACCCCGAAGAGGCCGCATGGCTGAAAGAACGGATCGAGGGTTACGGCAAGGAAATCGAGTTCACCCAGAACGGGCGCCGCGCCATCCTGAACAAGCTGGTCGAGGCCGAGGGATTCGAGAAATTCCTGCATGTGAAATACATGGGCACCAAACGTTTCGGCCTTGATGGCGGCGAGGCGCTGATCCCGGCGATGGAACAGATCATCAAGCGCGGCGGCCAGTTGGGCGTGCGCGACATCGTCATCGGCATGCCGCACCGGGGCCGCCTGTCGGTTCTGGCCAATGTGATGGAGAAACCCTACCGCGCCATCTTCCACGAGTTCCAGGGCGGCAGCTTCAAGCCCGAGGATGTCGATGGATCGGGCGATGTGAAATATCACCTGGGTGCGTCCGCTGACCGCGCGTTCGACGACAACAACGTGCACCTGTCTCTGACCGCCAACCCCTCGCATCTCGAGGCCGTCAACCCGGTCGTTCTGGGCAAGGTCCGCGCCAAGCAGGATCAGTTGAAGGACCGCGAGCAACGCATCGCCGTCCTGCCGATCCTGCTGCACGGTGACGCGGCATTTGCCGGGCAAGGCGTTGTGGCCGAATGTCTGCAGCTCTCGGGCATTCGCGGTCACCGCACCGGCGGCACCATGCATATCATCGTGAACAACCAGATCGGCTTTACCACCGCGCCGCATTTCAGCCGCACCTCGCCCTATCCGACCGATATCGCGCTGATGGTCGAGGCACCTATCTTTCACGTCAATGGCGACGACCCCGAGGCCGTGGTCCATGCCGCGCGGGTGGCGATCGAGTTCCGCCAGAAATTCCACAAGGACGTGGTCATCGACATCTTCTGCTACCGCCGCTTTGGTCACAACGAAGGCGACGAGCCGATGTTCACCAACCCGGCCATGTACAAGCAGATCAAGGGCCACAAGACGACCTTGCAGCTTTACACCGAACGGCTGGTCAAGGACGGGCTGATCCCCGAGGGCGAGATCGAGGACATGAAGTCCGCCTTCCAGGCGCATCTGAGCGAAGAGTTCGAGGTCGGCAAGAACTTCAAGCCGAACAAGGCCGACTGGCTCGATGGCAAATGGTCGGGGATGGAACGCGAAGGTGCGGAATACACCGCCGGCGCGACCGGCATCTCGCCCGAAGTGATGACCCGGATCGGCAATGCCCTGACCACCGCGCCCGACGGGTTCGAACTGCACAAGACCGTGCAGCGCCAGTTGGACAACAAGAAGAAGATGTTCGAAACCGGCGAGGGCTTTGACTGGTCCACCGGCGAGGCGCTGGCCTTTGGCGGCCTGCTGGTCGAGGGCCACCCGGTGCGCCTGTCCGGTCAGGACAGCACGCGCGGCACCTTCAGCCAGCGGCACTCGGCCTTTATCAGCCAGAAGGACGAGGGACGCTATTACCCGCTGAACCATATCGAAAAGGATCAGGCCCATTACGAAGTCATCGATTCGATGCTGTCGGAATATGCGGTACTGGGCTTTGAATATGGCTATTCACTGGCCGAGCCGAACTGCCTGACCCTGTGGGAGGCGCAGTTCGGTGACTTTGCCAATGGTGCGCAGATCATGTTCGATCAGTTCATCAGCTCGGGCGAAAAGAAATGGCTGCGCATGTCGGGCCTGGTGATGCTGCTGCCCCATGGCTACGAGGGCCAGGGCCCCGAGCACTCCAGCGCCCGCCTGGAACGGTTCCTGCAAATGTGCGCCGAGGATAACTGGATCGTCGCCAACTGCACCACGCCGGCCAACTATTTCCACATCCTGCGCCGGCAATTGCTGCGCGGCTTCCGCAAGCCGCTGGCGATCATGACGCCCAAATCGCTGCTGCGCCACCCGCTGGCCATCAGCCGCGCCGAGGATTTCCAGACCGGCAGCACCTTCCACCGCGTCTTGTGGGATGATGCCCAGCACGGCAACTCGGACACCAAACTGGTCGCCGACAAGAAAATCAAACGCGTCGTGATCTGCTCGGGCAAGGTCTATTTCGACCTGCTCAAGGCTCGCGACGAGGCCGGCATCGACGATGTCTACCTGCTGCGGCTGGAACAGTTCTATCCGTTCCCGGCGCAGGCGATGATCAAGGAACTTGGCCGCTTCAAGCAGGCACAGTTCATCTGGTGTCAGGAAGAACCCAAGAACCAGGGCGGCTGGACCTTTGTCGAACCCTATCTGGAATGGGTATTGGAACGGCTTGGCGCCAAACACAGCCGCGCACGTTTTGTCGGCCGCAACGCTGCTGCCTCGCCCGCCACGGGCCTTGCCTCGCGCCACAAGGCCGAGCAAGGATCGCTGGTGAACGAGGCGCTGGATATCGAAGGATGA
- the odhB gene encoding 2-oxoglutarate dehydrogenase complex dihydrolipoyllysine-residue succinyltransferase: MSTEVRVPTLGESVTEATVATWFKKPGDAVEVDEMLCELETDKVTVEVPSPAAGVLEAIIAEEGETVSPDALLAQIADAGNAGPEETKPRPDDAEAETESSEEPAQEPQKAKGQSEMSGKSVDVMVPSLGESVTEATVATWFKKAGDSVEVDEMLCELETDKVSVEVPSPAAGVLAEIVAEEGSTVDAKARLAVITEGASGEKSDDKSAPEPEASGDNDDDTASDVGSPGAGPEDTKPRKDDVEDAPSAKKAMAEKGIDRDAVQGSGKDGRVMKEDVAKAKSGGDKPARAPAAPASADQADRQERVKMTRLRQTIARRLKDAQNNAAMLTTYNEADMKAIMDLRNDYKESFEKKHGVKLGFMSFFVKACCHALQEVPEVNAEIDGTDVIYKHFVNMGVAVGTPNGLVVPVVKDADQRSFAEIEKEIGELGKKARDGKLTMADMQGGTFTISNGGVYGSLMSSPILNPPQSGILGMHKIQDRPMAVGGEIVIRPMMYLALSYDHRIVDGKGAVTFLVRVKEALEDPRRLLMDL, from the coding sequence ATGAGTACCGAAGTCCGCGTCCCCACCCTTGGGGAATCCGTCACCGAGGCCACCGTCGCCACCTGGTTCAAGAAACCCGGCGACGCGGTCGAGGTCGATGAAATGCTGTGCGAGCTGGAAACCGACAAGGTAACGGTCGAGGTCCCCAGCCCCGCAGCGGGCGTCCTCGAGGCCATCATCGCCGAAGAGGGCGAGACGGTCAGCCCCGATGCGCTGCTGGCGCAGATCGCTGATGCCGGCAATGCCGGACCAGAAGAAACCAAGCCCCGGCCCGACGATGCCGAGGCAGAAACCGAAAGCTCGGAAGAACCTGCGCAAGAGCCGCAGAAAGCGAAGGGACAAAGTGAAATGAGCGGTAAATCCGTCGACGTAATGGTGCCGTCCTTGGGCGAAAGCGTGACCGAGGCCACGGTGGCCACATGGTTCAAGAAGGCAGGCGACTCGGTCGAAGTCGATGAAATGCTGTGCGAACTGGAAACCGACAAGGTCTCGGTCGAGGTCCCCTCGCCCGCCGCCGGCGTGCTGGCCGAAATCGTCGCCGAAGAGGGCTCGACCGTCGATGCCAAGGCCAGGCTGGCCGTCATCACCGAGGGCGCATCGGGCGAGAAATCGGATGACAAATCCGCGCCCGAACCCGAAGCCTCGGGCGACAATGATGACGACACCGCCAGCGATGTCGGCTCGCCCGGCGCTGGCCCCGAAGACACCAAACCGCGCAAGGACGATGTCGAGGACGCGCCTTCCGCCAAGAAGGCGATGGCCGAAAAAGGCATCGACCGCGACGCGGTTCAGGGCTCGGGCAAGGATGGCCGGGTGATGAAGGAAGACGTGGCCAAGGCCAAATCGGGCGGCGACAAACCCGCCAGGGCACCAGCCGCGCCCGCATCGGCCGATCAGGCCGACCGTCAGGAACGGGTGAAGATGACCCGCCTGCGCCAGACCATCGCCCGCCGTCTGAAAGACGCGCAGAACAATGCCGCCATGCTGACCACCTATAACGAGGCGGACATGAAGGCGATCATGGACCTGCGCAACGACTACAAGGAGTCGTTCGAGAAAAAGCACGGCGTCAAGCTGGGCTTCATGTCCTTCTTCGTCAAAGCCTGCTGCCACGCGCTGCAAGAGGTGCCCGAGGTCAATGCCGAGATCGACGGCACCGACGTGATCTACAAGCACTTCGTCAATATGGGCGTCGCCGTCGGCACCCCGAACGGGCTGGTCGTGCCGGTGGTCAAGGATGCCGATCAACGCAGCTTTGCCGAGATCGAGAAAGAGATCGGCGAATTGGGCAAGAAGGCCCGCGATGGCAAGCTGACCATGGCCGACATGCAGGGCGGCACCTTCACCATCTCGAATGGTGGCGTCTACGGTTCGCTGATGTCCTCGCCCATCCTCAACCCGCCGCAATCGGGCATTCTGGGCATGCACAAGATCCAGGATCGCCCGATGGCCGTCGGCGGCGAGATCGTCATCCGCCCGATGATGTATCTGGCGCTTTCCTATGACCACCGCATCGTCGACGGCAAAGGCGCCGTGACCTTCCTCGTGCGGGTGAAAGAGGCGCTCGAGGATCCGCGCCGTTTGCTGATGGATTTGTGA
- a CDS encoding EVE domain-containing protein — protein MTTPRHWIGVVSRDHVMIGVAGGFAMLNHGKLAPLRRLHPGGTLIYYSPGTACPEGQTLKAFTAIGSVRDTPPCQAQMGHGQTGYRQDIDWMPATETPILSLTERLEFTSGNRGMMARRGLFEISQADFQTIRSAMTGD, from the coding sequence ATGACCACCCCGCGCCACTGGATCGGCGTTGTCAGCCGCGACCATGTGATGATCGGCGTGGCGGGCGGTTTCGCCATGCTGAACCACGGCAAGCTTGCGCCGCTGAGACGCCTGCACCCCGGCGGCACGCTGATCTATTACTCGCCCGGGACCGCCTGTCCCGAGGGCCAGACACTCAAGGCCTTCACCGCCATCGGCAGCGTGCGCGACACCCCGCCCTGTCAGGCGCAGATGGGCCATGGCCAAACCGGCTATCGTCAGGATATCGACTGGATGCCCGCAACCGAAACGCCTATCCTTTCGTTGACCGAAAGGCTGGAATTCACCAGCGGCAACCGGGGCATGATGGCCCGCCGCGGGTTGTTTGAAATATCACAGGCGGATTTCCAGACTATCCGCTCTGCCATGACAGGGGACTGA
- a CDS encoding MAPEG family protein — protein sequence MTAELTVLALAGLLQGVQFLLVAVPANMQIGPDYMASPRDTDPPRELSRTAGRLRRAFLNHFEALILFTLAVVVVTMAGQSTGFTAGCAWIYLIARVLYVPAYVFGWVPWRSAIWAVGFATTMLMILASLF from the coding sequence ATGACCGCCGAACTGACCGTCCTGGCGCTTGCCGGCCTGCTGCAAGGCGTGCAATTCCTGCTGGTCGCAGTGCCCGCCAACATGCAGATCGGCCCCGACTACATGGCCAGCCCGCGCGACACCGATCCGCCGCGCGAACTGTCCCGGACAGCCGGACGTCTGCGGCGTGCGTTTCTCAATCATTTCGAGGCACTGATCCTGTTCACGCTGGCGGTCGTCGTCGTCACGATGGCCGGCCAGTCGACGGGCTTCACCGCCGGCTGTGCCTGGATCTACCTGATCGCGCGCGTCCTCTATGTGCCGGCCTATGTCTTTGGCTGGGTGCCCTGGCGCTCGGCCATCTGGGCGGTGGGCTTCGCCACCACCATGCTGATGATCCTGGCAAGTCTGTTCTGA
- the lpdA gene encoding dihydrolipoyl dehydrogenase, whose product MYDLIVIGAGPGGYVCAIRAAQLGLKVACVEGRETLGGTCLNVGCIPSKALLHASHMLHESHENFDKMGLTGAKVKVDWTKMQGYKAETVNTNTKGIEFLFKKNKIDWLKGWAEIEGAGKVKVGDEVHETKNIVIATGSEPAALKGVEVDNAGGVIVDSTGALMLPKIPKSMVVIGAGVIGLELGSVYARLGAEVTVIEYLDAITPGMDADIQKQFQKTLQKQGFKFIMGAAVQSAETKKGKATVTYAPKKGGDAETVEADCVLVSTGRRPYLDGLGLDKAGVELTDRGMVKIDKHWATNVKGIYAIGDCVPGPMLAHKAEDEGMAAAEVIAGKAGHVNYDVIPGVIYTNPEVANVGLTEAAAKETGRKIKVGKFPFMGNARAKAMFMGDGFVKIIADAETDRVLGAHIIGPNAGEMIHEICVAMEFGASAEDIALTCHAHPTTSEAVREAALALGDGAIHV is encoded by the coding sequence ATGTATGACCTGATCGTAATCGGCGCCGGCCCCGGCGGCTATGTCTGCGCCATCCGCGCCGCTCAACTGGGCCTGAAAGTGGCCTGCGTCGAAGGCCGCGAGACGCTTGGCGGCACCTGCCTGAACGTTGGCTGCATCCCGTCCAAGGCGCTGCTGCATGCGTCGCACATGCTGCACGAAAGCCACGAGAACTTTGACAAGATGGGCCTGACCGGCGCCAAGGTCAAAGTCGACTGGACCAAGATGCAGGGCTACAAGGCCGAGACGGTCAACACCAATACCAAGGGCATCGAATTCCTGTTCAAGAAGAACAAGATAGACTGGCTGAAAGGCTGGGCTGAAATCGAAGGCGCCGGCAAGGTCAAGGTCGGCGACGAGGTCCACGAGACCAAGAATATCGTCATCGCCACCGGTTCGGAACCCGCCGCGCTGAAGGGCGTGGAAGTCGACAATGCAGGCGGCGTCATCGTCGATTCCACCGGGGCGCTGATGCTGCCCAAGATCCCCAAATCCATGGTAGTGATCGGCGCGGGCGTCATCGGGCTGGAACTGGGCTCTGTCTATGCGCGTCTTGGGGCCGAGGTGACCGTGATCGAATATCTCGACGCCATCACCCCCGGCATGGACGCCGATATCCAGAAACAGTTCCAGAAGACGCTGCAAAAGCAGGGCTTCAAGTTCATCATGGGGGCCGCTGTCCAAAGCGCCGAGACCAAGAAGGGCAAGGCCACGGTGACCTATGCGCCCAAGAAAGGCGGCGATGCGGAAACGGTCGAGGCTGACTGCGTTCTGGTATCCACAGGCCGCCGCCCCTATCTGGACGGGCTGGGGCTGGACAAGGCCGGCGTCGAACTGACCGATCGTGGCATGGTCAAGATCGACAAGCACTGGGCCACCAATGTCAAAGGCATCTACGCCATCGGCGATTGCGTGCCCGGCCCGATGCTGGCGCATAAGGCCGAAGACGAAGGCATGGCCGCGGCCGAGGTGATCGCCGGCAAGGCGGGTCACGTGAATTATGACGTGATCCCCGGTGTGATCTATACAAACCCCGAGGTCGCCAATGTCGGCCTGACCGAGGCGGCGGCCAAGGAAACCGGCCGCAAGATCAAGGTCGGCAAATTCCCCTTCATGGGCAATGCGCGGGCCAAGGCCATGTTCATGGGCGACGGTTTTGTAAAGATCATCGCCGATGCCGAGACCGACCGCGTTCTGGGCGCCCATATCATCGGCCCGAATGCCGGTGAAATGATCCACGAGATCTGTGTGGCCATGGAGTTCGGCGCCTCGGCCGAGGATATCGCCCTGACCTGTCACGCCCACCCGACCACGTCCGAGGCCGTCCGCGAAGCGGCGCTTGCCCTGGGCGACGGGGCCATTCATGTCTGA
- a CDS encoding lytic transglycosylase domain-containing protein: protein MKKNSRRGFLLGIVALAACGRQGGPTKPEAQNSGGLYPNETPQLRSRINYWSQYYDVPVALVQRVIIRESTHNPAARNGPYYGLMQILPQTAQTMGYRGPAQGLLDADTNLQYAIKYLRGAYLVADGDHDAAVGWYARGYYYEAKRKGLLRETGLRG from the coding sequence ATGAAGAAGAATAGCAGGCGCGGTTTTCTGCTGGGCATCGTTGCGCTGGCTGCTTGCGGGCGGCAGGGCGGCCCAACCAAGCCCGAAGCACAGAACTCGGGCGGTTTGTATCCGAACGAAACACCGCAATTGAGATCCCGGATCAATTATTGGTCGCAGTATTACGATGTGCCGGTGGCCCTGGTGCAGCGCGTGATTATTCGCGAATCCACGCATAATCCGGCTGCGCGTAATGGTCCGTATTATGGATTGATGCAGATCCTGCCGCAGACGGCGCAGACGATGGGCTATCGCGGCCCGGCCCAAGGTTTGCTGGATGCCGATACCAACCTGCAATATGCCATCAAATATCTGCGCGGCGCCTATCTGGTGGCGGATGGCGATCACGATGCGGCGGTCGGTTGGTATGCGCGCGGCTATTACTATGAGGCCAAGCGCAAAGGATTGCTGCGAGAGACGGGGCTGCGCGGGTGA
- a CDS encoding ASKHA domain-containing protein — MADDPLVIFTPSGKRGRVPAGTPVLEAARRLGVDLDSVCGGRGICSKCQVAPGKGAFSKHGVTVAEDALSGINAVEERYDRIRGLKPGRRLGCQAQIQSDVVIDVPPESQLHRQVIRKSATERVMVMDPAVRPFYVEVVEPDLDDPTGDFQRLSAALDEQWQITGLRADLEVLARIQTVLRKSAWKVTALVWDNGLEPPRLIDLVPGLLDGPVYGLAIDLGSTTIAGHLVALDDGRVLASSGLMNPQIRFGEDLMSRVSYSMMNEGGAAEMTTAVRDGLGQLAAVLADEAGVDPALIAEAVIVCNPVMHHLMLGIDPVELGQAPFAPATSDAMTLRAAEIGLQIAPAARTYVLPIIAGHVGADCAAVVLSEQPQKSEAPVLMVDVGTNAEIVLGDKTRVLACSSPTGPAFEGAQISSGQRAAPGAIERVRIDPVTREPRFRIIGVDEWSNEPGFDEAAKATGITGICGSGIIEAVAEMRMAGIVDPSGLIGSAEQVGTPRSIPQGRTHSYVLHDGTDAGGTLIAVTQGDIRAIQLAKSALFAGARLLMDEFGIETLDRVVLAGAFGAHISPLHALVLGMIPDCAVERVTSAGNAAGTGARIALCSRAARREIEDQVHRITRIETAIAPRFQEHFVAANAIPHATDPFTELQTQVTLPVVSYNTAGDGRARRRRK, encoded by the coding sequence ATGGCCGACGATCCTCTTGTCATCTTCACCCCTTCGGGCAAGCGTGGACGCGTACCGGCGGGCACGCCTGTGCTGGAGGCCGCGCGGCGTCTGGGGGTCGATCTGGATTCGGTCTGTGGCGGGCGCGGTATCTGTTCGAAATGTCAGGTGGCACCCGGCAAGGGCGCATTTTCCAAACATGGCGTGACCGTCGCCGAGGATGCGCTGTCCGGGATCAATGCGGTTGAAGAGCGCTATGATCGTATTCGCGGATTGAAACCGGGGCGGCGCTTGGGCTGTCAGGCGCAGATCCAGTCGGATGTCGTGATTGACGTGCCGCCCGAAAGCCAGTTGCACCGCCAGGTGATCCGCAAATCCGCGACCGAGCGGGTGATGGTCATGGATCCAGCGGTGCGACCGTTCTATGTCGAGGTTGTCGAGCCTGACCTGGACGATCCGACCGGGGATTTTCAGCGCCTTTCGGCTGCGCTGGATGAGCAGTGGCAGATCACCGGGCTACGCGCCGATCTGGAGGTTCTGGCACGCATTCAGACGGTGCTGCGCAAGAGCGCGTGGAAGGTGACGGCGCTGGTCTGGGACAATGGTCTTGAGCCGCCGCGCCTGATTGATCTGGTCCCCGGCTTGCTGGATGGGCCGGTTTACGGGCTGGCCATTGATCTGGGATCGACCACGATCGCGGGGCATCTCGTGGCGCTGGACGATGGCCGTGTTCTGGCCTCCAGCGGGCTGATGAACCCGCAGATCCGCTTTGGCGAGGACCTGATGAGCCGGGTCAGCTATTCCATGATGAACGAAGGCGGCGCGGCCGAGATGACCACCGCCGTTCGTGACGGGCTGGGGCAACTGGCTGCCGTGCTGGCCGATGAGGCCGGTGTCGATCCTGCGCTTATTGCCGAGGCGGTGATCGTCTGTAATCCCGTCATGCATCACCTGATGCTGGGCATCGATCCGGTCGAGTTGGGACAAGCCCCGTTCGCACCAGCGACCAGCGACGCCATGACCCTGCGCGCGGCCGAGATCGGTTTGCAGATCGCACCCGCCGCCCGCACCTATGTGCTGCCGATCATTGCGGGCCATGTCGGGGCGGATTGCGCTGCGGTCGTGCTGTCCGAGCAGCCGCAGAAATCCGAAGCGCCGGTTCTGATGGTCGATGTCGGCACCAACGCCGAGATCGTGCTGGGCGACAAGACCCGCGTGCTGGCCTGTTCCTCGCCCACCGGCCCGGCCTTTGAGGGCGCCCAGATCAGTTCCGGGCAGCGCGCGGCACCCGGCGCAATCGAGCGCGTGCGCATCGACCCTGTGACCAGGGAACCGCGCTTTCGGATCATCGGTGTCGATGAATGGTCGAATGAGCCGGGCTTTGACGAGGCAGCCAAGGCGACCGGCATCACCGGGATCTGCGGCTCTGGCATCATCGAGGCCGTCGCCGAAATGCGGATGGCAGGCATTGTCGATCCCTCGGGGCTGATCGGTTCTGCCGAGCAGGTGGGCACGCCGCGCAGTATTCCCCAAGGGCGCACGCATTCCTATGTTCTGCATGATGGAACGGATGCGGGCGGCACTCTGATTGCGGTGACCCAGGGCGATATCCGCGCGATCCAACTGGCGAAATCGGCACTGTTTGCTGGCGCCCGTCTGCTGATGGACGAATTCGGGATCGAAACCCTGGACCGGGTGGTGCTGGCCGGTGCGTTCGGCGCTCATATCTCGCCGCTGCATGCATTGGTCTTGGGCATGATCCCGGATTGCGCCGTCGAACGAGTGACCAGCGCCGGCAATGCCGCCGGGACCGGTGCACGCATCGCGCTTTGTTCCCGCGCGGCGCGGCGCGAGATAGAGGATCAGGTGCATCGCATCACCCGGATCGAAACGGCGATTGCGCCGCGTTTTCAGGAACATTTCGTGGCCGCCAACGCGATCCCGCATGCAACCGACCCATTCACGGAATTGCAGACCCAGGTCACGCTGCCGGTCGTCAGTTACAACACGGCAGGGGACGGACGAGCGCGGCGGCGTCGCAAATGA
- a CDS encoding class I fructose-bisphosphate aldolase, which translates to MKMTRNVKKILSNYEGETPGVKAQLGRMLMNGRLGGTGKMIILPVDQGFEHGPARSFAPNPAAYDPHYHYKLAIDAGLNAYAAPLGMIEAGADTFAGQIPTILKVNSANSLMSDTAGKNQAVTASVDDALRLGCSCIGFTIYPGSDMALDMFEEIVEMRKEAAAKGVATVIWSYPRGEAITKDGETAIDIAAYAAQVAALLGAHIIKIKLSTDHLMLPEAKKVYEAQKIDVETQAKRVAHCMKASFDGRRIVVFSGGAAKGADAVYDDARAIRDGGGNGSIIGRNSFQRSREDALDMLGKLVDIYKGA; encoded by the coding sequence ATGAAGATGACACGCAACGTCAAGAAGATCCTGTCGAACTACGAGGGCGAGACGCCGGGCGTGAAGGCGCAATTGGGCCGAATGCTGATGAATGGCCGCCTTGGCGGGACAGGCAAGATGATCATCCTGCCCGTCGATCAGGGCTTTGAACACGGGCCGGCACGCTCATTCGCGCCGAATCCTGCTGCCTATGATCCGCATTACCACTACAAGCTGGCTATCGACGCAGGCCTGAACGCCTATGCCGCGCCACTGGGGATGATCGAGGCCGGGGCGGATACCTTTGCCGGCCAGATCCCGACGATCCTCAAGGTCAACAGCGCCAATTCGCTGATGTCGGATACGGCGGGCAAGAACCAGGCAGTGACCGCCAGCGTCGACGACGCCCTGCGTCTTGGCTGCTCGTGCATCGGCTTCACCATCTATCCGGGCAGCGACATGGCGCTGGATATGTTCGAAGAGATCGTCGAGATGCGCAAAGAGGCCGCGGCCAAGGGCGTGGCCACCGTCATCTGGTCCTATCCGCGCGGCGAGGCGATCACCAAGGACGGCGAGACGGCTATTGATATCGCAGCCTACGCGGCCCAGGTCGCGGCGCTGTTGGGTGCGCATATCATCAAGATCAAGCTATCGACCGATCATCTGATGCTGCCCGAGGCAAAAAAGGTCTATGAGGCACAAAAGATCGACGTCGAGACCCAGGCCAAGCGCGTCGCGCATTGCATGAAAGCCTCGTTCGACGGGCGTCGCATCGTGGTGTTCTCGGGCGGCGCGGCCAAGGGTGCCGATGCGGTCTATGACGATGCCCGTGCGATCCGCGATGGCGGCGGCAATGGTTCGATCATCGGGCGCAACAGCTTTCAACGCTCGCGCGAGGACGCGTTGGACATGCTGGGCAAGCTGGTCGATATCTATAAGGGCGCCTGA